TCCGACATGGCAGGCCATGCGCCTGAGCCGCAACCGCAACTGGGGCCATCCGGAGGCGATCGCCTTTGTCGAGCGGCTGAGCCGGTTCGCCGCGACGCAGCCCGGCTGGAAGGGTCTCTATATCGGCGATATCAGCCAGCCGCGGGGCGGGCCGATGACCTCGGGCCACCAGAGTCACCAGATGGGGCTGGATATCGACATCTGGATGCTGCCGCCGAAACGGCTGAACCTGAGCCGGGCCGAGCGGGAGAAGATCAGCTCGGTGTCTGTGCGGTCGCAAGACCAGCGGCGGGTGAACGGCAACTGGACACCGCAGCATATGGAAATCCTGAAAGCCGCCGCGGAGGACCCTGCCGTGGACCGGATCTTCGTCACCGCACCGGCCAAGATCGCCATGTGCAACGCGGCGCGAGGCAACAAGAAATGGCTGCAGAAGATCCGCCCACTCTGGGGGCATCATTATCATTTCCATGTTCGGCTGAAATGTCCGTCGGGGATGGGCGGGTGCCAGACCCAGACGCCCAGTGTGCGCGATCTGTCCAAGGGCGGCACGGGCTGCGACGAGACCCTGAACTGGTGGGTCACCGATGCGCTCGACCCGCCGAAAAAGACCGTGAAACCCGCCAAGCCGGCGCCGAAACGGCCCAATGCGCGCGATTTCGTGCTCGCCGATCTGCCGCAGCAATGCCAAACCGTCCTCGCCGCGCGCTAGCGGTCTGTTGCCTGGTCCTGTGGGCTTCGACCGCGGGTGCGGCGGAGCTGGTCGGTCGGATTACTTGGACGGATCCTCACCCGCTTTTCGGGGGGTTTTCCGGGTTGGCGGTGGCGGAGAACGGGACCGACATCGTGGCCCTCGGAGACCGCGCGGTGCTCGCCGATGGGGTATTGAGCCGCGATGCGAACGGTAACCTGAACGGGATCACGCGCGGTCGACTGATGCCGCTGCTTCGGAAGAACGGTGATGGTCTGCCTGAGTATTTCAGGGATTCGGAGGGGCTGCACCGATATCCCGATGGTCGGTTGCTGATTTCCTTTGAAGGCTATCACAGGGTGGAACACCATGACCCCGAGACAGGACGCATGCTGGGCCGGTTACCCCGTCCGGCCTTTTTCGACGAGTTCCAGAACAATTCCAGCCTCGAAGCACTGGCCGCTGACAGTCGTGGCTGGATCTACATGGTGCCGGAACGCTCAGGCAAGTTGGACCGGCCCTTTCCGGTTTACCGCTTCGACGGCGAGGCATGGAGCGTACCCTTCGCCCTGCGGCGGGACGGGGATTTCCTGGTGGTCGGGATGGATTTCGGGCCGGATGGGCGTCTTTACCTGCTGGAGCGTGCGCTGCGCGGCCTGTTCTTTGCCACGCGGGTCCGACGGTTCGAGATCGCCGAAGGTGCGCGGGTGGTTTCGGAAGAGACGCTGCTGGAGACCGCCGCCGGCACCCATGATAACCTCGAAGGCATCTCGGTCTGGCGAGATGGTGCGGGAGACATCCGCATAACCATGATTTCCGACGACAATTTTCGTTTCCTGCAGCGCACGGAGATCGTGGAGTACCGGCTCGACTAGGGTTGCGGGCCTGCGCCACAGGCGTTAGACCGCACTATCCGCGCCCCCGGCGCCAAGTCTCCGCAACCTTGTAAAAACGGACCACAGACATGACCCGTATTCATCTGCCCGGCATCGTCGCCATGGCGGCCATCGTCGTCGCCTCCAACATTCTCGTGCAATTCCTCTTCGGCAACTGGCTGACCTGGGGCGCGTTCACCTATCCGCTGGCGTTTCTGGTCACGGACCTGATGAACCGGCTCTACGGGGCGCAGGCCGCGCGTCGAGTTGTGGCCGTGGGCTTTGCCGTCGGCGTGGTCTGCTCGTTGATCGGCACGCAGATCATGGGTGAATTCGGCCCGCTTGTGACCCTGCGCATCGCCATCGGCTCGGGCCTCGCGTTTCTGACCGCACAGCTTGTCGACATCGCCGTGTTCAACCGGCTGCGCGAAGGCTCCTGGTGGCGGGCACCGCTGGCCTCCACCCTGGTGGGATCGAGCCTGGATACGGCAATCTTCTTCACCATCGCGTTCTCAGGCGCCCTGACTTTCCTGGAACCGACAAACGACGTGTCCTGGGCCGGAGAGGCGGTGCCGCTGCTCGGTCTGGGGCCGGTCGCACCGCTTTGGGTGTCGCTGGCCGTGGCGGACTTGATGGTCAAGCTGTCGCTCGCCATTCTGGCGCTCATCCCGTTTCGAGTGATTTTGCGCCGCCTTCGCCCAAACCTAGCATAAAAAGTTTTGACATACACAAAATCTGTGGCAGCATCTCCTGAGGTTCAACAAACGAAAGGAGGTGATCCAGTGTCTAAAAAGGTATTGGAGAGAGGTGTCGGGACAACTGGGGAGGCGCGCCTCTGAGGCAGCCCTTGGCGACGTGATCGCCCCAGCGGATCGGTTTGCACGACAGGCTTATCTAACCGACCCCACCTCCGAAACTTTCGGCTGGGCCGCCCCGAACCGGGCGGCCCTTTCGCATTCAATACGGGCCTTTTCGACCTTGTGACATGTCCCGAAATGCGGTTTGCAACCCCGGAGGGCGCGCAGCACTGTGCGACCAGGCAACGGAGCGGTGTCATGTCCGAAACGATCATCCTGGGATGGGAAGAATGGGTGAGCGCGCCGGGACTGGGCCTGCCTGCACTCAAGGCGAAGGTGGATACCGGCGCGCGGACCTCGGCGCTGCATGCGTCGGTGATCGAGCCGTTCGGGCCGCCGGATGCTCCGCAAGTGCGGTTCCTGATCCAGCCTGATCCGGACAACCCGGGGCTGGAGATCACCTGTTCCGCCCCGGTGACGGATCGGCGCAACGTGACCAGTTCGAACGGCGAGACGGAGTTGCGCTTTGTCATCCAGACCGAGCTGCAGATCGGCGACCGGCGATGGCCGGTGGAGATGACCCTGACGAACCGGGACCAGATGGCCTACCGGATGTTGTTGGGCCGAACCTCGATCACCGAAGGCATGCAAGTCGACCCCAACAGTTCGTTCGTGCAGCCGGAGTTGAGCTTCGATCTCTACAAGGCGATCCCGCGCAAACGGCCGACCAAGCGCCCCCTGCGCATCGCCCTGCTGACCCGGGAGCCCGACAACTATTCCAGCAAGCGATTGATCGAGGCCGCTGAAGCGCGCGGCCACGTGATCGAGACCATCGACACCACGCGCTGCTACATGCGGATTGGCGGCGTCGCGCCGGAAATCCATTATGACGGCAAGGTCCTGCCCCGGTTCGATGCGGTGATCCCGCGGATCGGGGCCTCGGTCACCTCGTACGGCATGGCGGTGCTGCGACAGTTCAAAGGGACCGGGGCCTACTGCCTGAACTCGGCCGATGCGATCGGGCGGTCACGGGACAAACTGCTCGCACATCAGATCCTGTCCCAGGCGCAGATCCGGATGCCGGTGACCGCCTTCGCCGCCTCACCCAAGGATACCAAGGATCTGGTCGGGTTGGCGGGGGGTACGCCGCTGGTGGTCAAGCTGCTGGAAAGTACGCAGGGGCGCGGCGTCGTTCTGGCCGAGACGCGCAAGGCGGGCGAAAGCCTGATCGACGCCTTCCGGGGGCTGAACGCGAGTTTCCTGGTGCAGGAATTCGTGGCCGAGGCTGCAGGTTCGGACCTGCGATGTTTCGTGGTGGGCGGCAAGGTCGTGGGCGGCATCAAGCGCACCGCGGCGGAAGGCGAGTTTCGGTCGAACCTGCACCGGGGCGGATCGGCGAAATCCGTGCGCCTGACCAAGGCGGAGCGCGACGTGGCAAGACGTGCGGCGCGGGAATTGGGGTTGCAGGTCGCCGGCGTGGATATCTTGCAGAGCTCGGACGGGCCGAAGGTCCTGGAGGTGAACTCCTCCCCCGGGTTGCAGGGGATCGAGACCGCCACGGGCAAGGATATCGCCACCATGATGATCATGCATCTGGAGGCGCAGGTCCGTCCCTTGGCACAGTTACGCGAAGGCGGACTCCGCAAGCCGAAATCCGGCAAGCGGCTCGCCTGAGCGGGCGGGATTGCGTATCGTAAGGCAAGCTTGACGGCGGAGACGATGCTCAGGATCAGCGATACGATAACCTTGGAGGACTGGGAGATGTCCGAAAGCTTCATGCGGGCTTCGGGCCCGGGCGGGCAGAACGTGAACAAGGTGTCCTCCGCGGTCGAGTTGCGCTTCGAAGCCGCGCGGAGCCCCAACCTGCCCGACCCGGTGAAAGGACGATTGCGACGGCTGGCCGGGCGGCGCTGGACCAAGGATGGGGCCGTGGTGCTGCAGGTGGACGAGACCCGCAGCCAGGTGCGTAACCGCGAGATTGCCCGGGACCGGCTGGCGGAGTTGATCCGGGAGGCCCTGAAGCGACCTGTACGGCGGATCCCGACCAAGCCCACGCTCGGCTCGAAACGGCGACGGCTGGCGGCCAAGACCCAGCGCGGGCAGGTCAAGGCCCTGCGCGGCAAGGTACAGGACGGCGAATGAGCGATCTGCTGAAGCGGCGCGCGCGCCTGATGGGGCCGAATGTGCCGACCTTCTACGACCCGCCCTTGCATATCGTGCGGGGTGAAGGCGTCTGGCTCTGGGACGCAGGGGGGCGTCGGTACCTCGATTGTTACAACAACGTGCCCCATGTGGGGCATTGTCATCCCCGAGTGGTCGACGCGATCGCCCGGCAGGCCCGGGTGCTCAACACCCATACGCGGTACCTGCACGAGGGGGTGCTCGACTATATCGAACGGCTGACCGGGACCATGGACAACGGGCTCGATCAGGCGCTGCTGGTCTGCACCGGGTCCGAAGCGGTGGATGTGGCGCTGCGGATGGCGCGCGCGGCCACGGGCAAAACCGGGTTGATTGCCACCGACAACACCTATCACGGCAACACCACTGCCGTGGCGCAGCTGAGCACCCGGCGCCCGCCCATCGGGGGCTATTCGGACCATGTGCGATTGGTGCCCGCGCCGGAGCCGGGCACCGATGGCGCGGCCTTCGGGGCCCATGTCGCGCGGGCTGCCGCCGAGTTGGAGACCGCCGGGCATGGGGTTGCCGCCCTGATCGTTTGCCCGATCTTTGCAAACGAGGGGCTACCCTGTCTGCCGCGCGGGTTTCTCGAACCGGCGGTAGCGGCACTGCGGACCCGTGGCGGGCTGCTGATTTCCGACGAGGTGCAGCCGGGCTTCGGGCGGCTGGGCGATGTGTTCTGGGGGTATCAGGCGCTGGGCATCGCGCCGGATGTTGTGACATTGGGCAAATCCATGGGCAATGGCTACCCGGTTGCGGGGGTGGTGGCGCGGACAGAGATCATGGGCGCGTTTCGGGAGGCATTCGGCTATTTCAATACCTTCGGCGGCTCGCCCGTCGCGGCCGCGGCGGCCATGGCGGTGCTGGATGTGCTGGAAGACGAAGGGCTGGTCGAGAACGCGAAACGGGTCGGGCGATACACGCTTGAAAGGCTCCAGGCGCTGCGCCACCCGGCGATTGACGGTGTCCGGGGATACGGGCTGGCCTTCGCCTTGGATCTTGTCGATACAGACGGGGCTCCCAACACGGCCCTCGCGGCGGCCGTGACTGAAGAAGCCAAGCGGCGCAGCGTTTTGATCAACCGGATCGGGCGCGACATGCATATCCTGAAAATCCGCCCGCCCCTGCCCTTTGCGCCAGAGCATGGCGACCGGCTGGGCGACGTGTTGCAAGCGGCGTTCGACGCATGCCCGCGCTGATTGCAGCAGAGGCCCAAGCGGCCTGGGGGTGCGTCGAGACGCCGGAATTGCTCAGCCACCGGGAGAACACGGTGTTCGCCGTGCGCTTGCCCGATGGGGCACGGGCAGCACTGCGGGTGCATCGACCCGGCTACAAGACAGCGGCGGAGATCGCCGAAGAGCTGGCTTTTTGCGCCGGGTTGGCGGGGGCAGGCATCGCCTGTCCACGCGGGGTACCGACCTTGGCGGGGGACTGGCTTTGGCACGGGCAGGACGGGCAGGTGGTCAGCATTGTCAGTTGGGTTGCGGGGGCGCCCTTGGGGGCAGGCGACCAGGATCTCCCGCCGGAGGCACCGCGGCTTTATGCGGAACTTGGCGCAACCCTCGCGCAGATGCACCAGGCCGCCGCCGGTCTCGGCGGGGTCGGCTCGGCACGACCGGCCTGGGATATCGACGGTTTGACCGGGCCGGATCCGATCTGGGGGCGATATTGGGAAAGCCCGTGCTTGTCTTCGGCAGAGGCCGCCCTGATGATCCGGGCGCGGAACCATGCGCGCGGGATCTTGGGCGACGCCGGGGGAGAGCTGATCCGGGGCATGGTGCACGCCGACCCTCTGCGCGAGAACGTGTTCATCACCAAAACGGGGCTGGCGCTGATCGATTTTGACGACTGCGGACCGGGGTTCCGGGCCTACGACATCGCCGTGGCCCTGACACAAAGCCTCGATGATCCGGACTTGCCTGTGCTCCGGCAGTCGATCGTGGGCGGGTATGCAGAGGTATCCGCCCTGTCCGAGGCGGAACTCGCCTGTTTGCCGGTCTTTTCCATGTTGCGCAGCTGTTGTGCCCTGGCGTGGGTCGGACCCCGCTTTGCCGCAAGCCACCCGAAACTGCATCTCTACAAGGCACGGGCACTGCGGGCCGCCGAGGCGGTTCTGGCCAGGCGCGATATACTCGCGGGCTAGACGATCACCTCTTGCGGAACTTGCGCACCGAGGCCGAAGACACGCTTGTAACGCGCAACCTCGTCGGCCGGACCCATGGCCTTGTTGGGATTGTCGCTAAGCTTGACGGTCGGGCGGCCATTGGCGCTGACCGCCTTGCAGACCAGCGAGAAGGGCGCGAGCCCATCCCCCTCCACCAACCCGCGAAAATCGTTGGTCAGCAATGTGCCCCACCCGAAGGACACCCGGACCCGCCCAGAAAACTGGACCTGCAGCTCGGCGATCTTGTCCACATCGAGCCCGTCGGAGAAGATGATCAGCTTTTCACGCGGATCCTCACCCCGGGACCGCCACCAGGCAATGGCGCGCTCGGCGCCGGTCGCGGGATCGCCACTGTCGATGCGGATACCCGTCCAGCCCGTGAGCCAGTCCGGCGCCTCGGCCAGAAAGCCTTCGGTGCCATAGGTGTCGGGCAGGATGATGCGCAGGTTGCCCTCGTGCTCCTCGTGCCAGTCCGCAAGTACCTGGTAGGGGGCCTTGCGCAGTTCCGCGTCGCTGTCGGCGAGGGCCGAGTAGACCATGGGCAGCTCATGCGCGTTCGTGCCGATGGCTTCGACCTCCCGGCGCATGGCGATCAGGCAGTTGGAGGTGCCCACGAATTTCTGGGCGAGACCCTCGATCATGGCCTGCACGCAGCGGTCCTGCCACATGAAGGAATGTCGCCGTCTTGTGCCGAAATCCGCCAAGCGCAAGTCGGGAATGTCGCGCAGACGTTCGACTTTCTCCCACAGGCGGGTCATGGCGCGGGCATAAAGCACCTGCAACTCGAACTTGCCCATGTCGCGGAGAACAGCGCGGGAGCGCAGCTCCATCAAAATGGCGAGGGCGGGAATTTCCCACAGCATGACCTCGTGCCACTGCCCTTCGAAGGTCAGCTCATACTGCCCGTCGCGCTTGGTCAGGGTGTAGGGCGGCAGGCGCATGCCCTCGAACCACTCCATGAAATCGGAGCGGAACATCTGGCGCTTGCCATAGAACATGTTGCCGCGCAGCCAGGTGGATTCGCCGCGGCTGAGCGAAAGGGAACGAATATGGTCGAGCTGTTCGCGCAGCTCGCCTTCGTCGATCAGCTCGGCCAGGCGAATGTCGGTGGAGCGATTGATGAGGCTGAAGGTAACGCGGGTGTCCGGGCGGTTGCGGAACACCGACTGGCACATCAGCAACTTGTAGAAGTCTGTGTCGATCAGAGACCGGACAATCGGGTCGATTTTCCAGTTATGATTGTAGACCCGCTCAGCGATATCGACCAAAAGCCCGTCTCCCTCACAGCCCAGTCGCTGAGACTTCCGCTCTCGTGATAACGGATCGGCACCGCAGACGCAAAGCGGCTAGACCGCGGCGGAGTGTCGGGGGGGCGGTTGGGCAGCGTTGTCCGGGGCAATTGCAGAATCTCGCGTGGCCCTTGCAATGGTCCTCAAGAGGTCGTTGCGCCGGATCGGCTTGGTCAGGAACCCATCCATACCGGCCGCGAGGCACCGCTCCCGGTCGCTGGCGAAGGCGTTGGCGGTCAAGGCAATGATCGGAACCGGTGCGTTCGTGCATCGGCTGGCCTCCAGCGCACGGATGCGGCGCGTGGCCTCGAGCCCGTCGCACCGGGGCATGGACATATCCATCAGGATCAGGTCCGGCACGTCGGCGGCGAAGGCTTCGACTGCTTCGACCCCGTCCTTGGCGAACCGCATCCCGTCCTTGAGCGGCGAGAGGAGTTTAGCAAGCAACAGCCGATTGGTGCGATTGTCATCGGCGATCAGGAGCCGCAGGCTTGCGGGCAGGTCGGCTTCGTCATCGGCGCAGATGCGCGGCGAGACCTCAACCGGTTGCATGACGTCCAGCCCGGTGACGAACTCCATGGTGAAGCAGGAGCCTTTCCCCGGCACCGAGGTCACGGTGATGTCGCCGCCCATCTGCTGCGTCAGTTGCCGCGAGATGGCCAAGCCAAGGCCCGTGCCCCCGAAGTCGCGCGTCGTGGCACTGTCGGCCTGGGCGAAGGCGTCGAAGATCTGGTCGAGCCGATCGGCAGGAATGCCGATACCGGTGTCCTGCACGGCGAGGGTGACACGCGGCGGCGCGGCGCCCGTATCCACGGCGGCGCGCAGGCTCACTGCGCCTGCCCGGGTAAACTTGATGGCATTGCCCATCAGGTTGAGAAACACCTGCCGCACGCGGCCCGGATCGCCAAGTATACGGCCCTCGGGAAGACCGCTGACGTCAACGCTCAGCGACAGCCCCTTCTCATTCGCCAGCGGGCGGACCAGATCCAGCGCGGCCTGGAGTTCAGCGCGGAGATCGAATGGTAACTGATCGATCTCCATCTTGCCGGCTTCAAGCTTGGACAGGTCGAGGATGTCGTTGATGATGGTCAAGAGCCCCTCGCCGGAGGCGAGGATCGTTTGCAGATTGCCGCGATGCTCGGGATCGAGCGGACCCGACAACATGACATCGGACATGCCGATGATACCATTCAGGGGCGTCCGAATCTCGTGGCTGATCATGGCGAGGAATTGGGCCTTGGCGCGTGCGCCCTCTTCGGCAGCGGTCTTGGCGGCCGCAAGCTCCTGTTCGCGCTGCTTGGCCTGGGTGATGTCGCGCTCGATCGCCACCTCGCCGACCACGTTCCCGTCACTGTCCATCATAGGGGTGATGTTCGTCTCGACCCAGATGTCCTTGCCAAATTTTGTGCGGTTGATCAGCTCCAACCGAACGGGCTCATGGGTCCGGCGCGCGTTGAGGATCGCCTCTATCGCCTCGGTGTCGGTGTTCGGCCCATTGAGAAGCTCCGCCGGGGTGCGGCCGAGCGCTTCCTCCACCGTGTATCCGGTCACCCGCGTGAAGCTGGCATTGACGTACTCGATATGCCCGGCGCGGTCGGTCACGATCACGCTGTCATTGGCATTCGCCGCGACCATGGCGAGGTGCCGGGCCTCCCGTTCGCGGGCGCGAAGGGTCTGATAGGAGCGGTCAAGACGTTCCTGACCCTCCAACATTTCCCGCTCCATCTTGATGCGCTTTGTGTAGCTGCGCAGCACGAAGGACACGAAAGAATACGCCATGTAGAGCAAAAGAAGCGTGGCGAGGGAGTCGAAGACGAGTTGCCCCCGCCCCCCGCGACCCTGGAGACCGTCCAAGGCAAAAAGAACGGCTATCACAAGGATGTAAATGACGAGCCGCGCCTCGGTCGCCCGCCGGTTGTAAGGGAAGACCAGGCTGGCGTTTATGATTGCACCACAGAGGTAAGCGACCGCGAAGAAGCGCGCCTCGGGACCGGCGGTCGCATGCCATCCGATCCAGACGCAGGCCGCGATGGACAGGGCCTGGACAGCTGCAGTACCGGTTGACACTATCCGCGCGCCGCGGCCGAAACTCCGCCGTTTGATCAGGACCCACAGGGTCAGGCAATCCACCGCTTCGCCCAGGAGGGCCAAGGCCAGCGCCAGAAGACCTATTTGTGGGCTGACAAGCACCCATAGGATCAGCGCACCAAGCAAGGTCAGAACCTGCCGGGCAGCGAAATGGCCGACCCGCCCCCGCGCATAGGCGGCGAACCGGCCCTCATCACTGATCCGGTTCTCGAATTTCTGGCGCGCATTCTGCGCTTGGGGCGCGGGTTGGGGCATGGCCTCCGCCGACTGGTCAACGGAGTCTGTGTTGCAGAGAAACGTTAATTTTCTCTGCACATGGCTTGTTCACACGTCCGAGAGACGCACGCCGGCCTCCTGCATCGCGGTGCAGGCGGATGCCAGCGAGCCGTCGAGGTCGATGGCGCGGCACAGGTCGGTGCGAACAGTGACGGCAAAGCCCAGTTTGGCCGCATCCACCGCCGAGTAATGCACACAGAAATCCGTGGCGAGCCCCACCAGCGTCAGGTCCGTGATGCCGCGGCTGCGCAGATACCCGTCAAGCCCCGTTGGAGTTTCATGATCGTTCTCGAAGAACGCAGAATAACTGTCGATGGCCGGGCGAAACCCCTTGCGCACGATCATGTCGGCACGGGTCGTATCCAGATCGGGGTGAAATGCCGCCCCGTCACTGCCTTGTACGCAATGGTCCGGCCAAAGGACCTGCGGGCCATAGGGCATATCGATCATCGACAGGGGAGCGGCTCCGGGATGACTACTGGCAAAAGAACTGTGACCCGCCGGGTGCCAATCCTGGGTGAGCACCACCGCTTCGGCCTCAGCCATCAGGGCGTTGATGGCGGGCACGATGGTATTGCCTTCGGCCACCGCAAGCGCGCCGCCGGGACAGAAATCGTTTTGCACATCGATGACGATCAGGGCGTGGGTCATCAAAAACCTCCGGGTCTACACCGGACCTGCGTAGAAAGGCCGCTGGCGCGGGTCAAGCGGCATGGCTTGGCAAGGCAGGGACGGACCCGGTATAGCCGCGCCCATGTTCACGGTCGCTGCCCTCTACAAGTTCACCCGGTTCGATGATCCGGACGCCCTGCGGCCCGGGTTGCGGGCGGTGTGCGAGGCAGGCGGTGTGCGCGGCTCACTGCTCCTGGCGCGCGAGGGGATCAACGGGACCATCGCCGGGCCGCGCGCGGGGATCGATGCGGCCATTGCCGCAATCCGAGCGCTGCCCGGTTGCGCGGAGCTGGAGTGGAAGGAAAGCACGGCCAAAACGATGCCCTTCGGCAAGCTTAAGGTCCGCCTGAAACGCGAGATCGTGACCATGGGCCAGCCCCATGTGGACCCCATGGCAGCGGTCGGGCGCTATGTGCCGCCGCAGGACTGGAACGCGTTGATCTCTGCCGAGGACGTGGTGGTGATCGACACACGCAACGATTACGAGGTCGAGATCGGTACATTCAGGGGCGCGATCGACCCGCAAACCACGAGCTTTCGCGACTTCCCCGCCTGGTGGGAGGCCAACCGTCACCGGTTCGGCAACAAGCGTGTGGCGATGTTCTGCACCGGCGGCATCCGCTGCGAGAAATCGACGAACTACCTTCTGAGTGAAGGCGTGCTGGAGGTTTATCACCTGCAGGGCGGGATCTTGAAGTACCTCGAAGAGGTGCCCGAGCACGAGAGCCTCTGGGAAGGCGAGTGTTTCGTCTTCGACAAGCGGGTGAGCGTGGGGCACGGGCTGAAGCCCGGGCCGCTCGGACTATGCCATGCCTGCCGCCGCCCGCTCGCTGAAGCGGACAAGACGCGCCCGGAATACGAAACCGGCGTGTCCTGCCATCGCTGCCTCAGCGAATACAGCGAGGCAGATCGCACCCGTTTTCGCGAGCGGCAGAAGCAGATCAAGCTGGCGCGGGCGCGCGGCGAGGAACACCTTAGCTGATCCGGGCTTTCGGTGCCGGGGGCGCTGCGCTAGGAGACGTTTATGCCCATCGCCCTGTCGTCCCTGCCCGAACTGACCGACCTGCCCCATGACGAAATCATCGACGTCCGGTCCCCGGCGGAGTTTGCCGAGGACCATCTGCCGGGTGCGGTCAACCTGCCGGTTCTGTCGAACGCGGAGCGGGCCGAGGTCGGCACGGTCTATGTACAGGACAGCCCCTTCAAGGCGCGCAAGATGGGCGCGGCCCTCGTTGCGCGGAACGCGGCCCGGCATCTGGAGACCCATCTGGCCGACAAGCCGGGCGCGTACCGGCCGCTGGTCTATTGCTGGCGCGGGGGGCAGCGGTCCGGGTCCTTCGCGGCGATCCTGCAGCAGATCGGCTGGCGCGCCGAGACCTTGCAGGGCGGCTATCGGAGCTACCGGCGGC
The Dinoroseobacter shibae DFL 12 = DSM 16493 genome window above contains:
- a CDS encoding phosphotransferase enzyme family protein; translated protein: MPALIAAEAQAAWGCVETPELLSHRENTVFAVRLPDGARAALRVHRPGYKTAAEIAEELAFCAGLAGAGIACPRGVPTLAGDWLWHGQDGQVVSIVSWVAGAPLGAGDQDLPPEAPRLYAELGATLAQMHQAAAGLGGVGSARPAWDIDGLTGPDPIWGRYWESPCLSSAEAALMIRARNHARGILGDAGGELIRGMVHADPLRENVFITKTGLALIDFDDCGPGFRAYDIAVALTQSLDDPDLPVLRQSIVGGYAEVSALSEAELACLPVFSMLRSCCALAWVGPRFAASHPKLHLYKARALRAAEAVLARRDILAG
- the arfB gene encoding alternative ribosome rescue aminoacyl-tRNA hydrolase ArfB; protein product: MLRISDTITLEDWEMSESFMRASGPGGQNVNKVSSAVELRFEAARSPNLPDPVKGRLRRLAGRRWTKDGAVVLQVDETRSQVRNREIARDRLAELIREALKRPVRRIPTKPTLGSKRRRLAAKTQRGQVKALRGKVQDGE
- the rimK gene encoding 30S ribosomal protein S6--L-glutamate ligase: MSETIILGWEEWVSAPGLGLPALKAKVDTGARTSALHASVIEPFGPPDAPQVRFLIQPDPDNPGLEITCSAPVTDRRNVTSSNGETELRFVIQTELQIGDRRWPVEMTLTNRDQMAYRMLLGRTSITEGMQVDPNSSFVQPELSFDLYKAIPRKRPTKRPLRIALLTREPDNYSSKRLIEAAEARGHVIETIDTTRCYMRIGGVAPEIHYDGKVLPRFDAVIPRIGASVTSYGMAVLRQFKGTGAYCLNSADAIGRSRDKLLAHQILSQAQIRMPVTAFAASPKDTKDLVGLAGGTPLVVKLLESTQGRGVVLAETRKAGESLIDAFRGLNASFLVQEFVAEAAGSDLRCFVVGGKVVGGIKRTAAEGEFRSNLHRGGSAKSVRLTKAERDVARRAARELGLQVAGVDILQSSDGPKVLEVNSSPGLQGIETATGKDIATMMIMHLEAQVRPLAQLREGGLRKPKSGKRLA
- the pncB gene encoding nicotinate phosphoribosyltransferase, which produces MVDIAERVYNHNWKIDPIVRSLIDTDFYKLLMCQSVFRNRPDTRVTFSLINRSTDIRLAELIDEGELREQLDHIRSLSLSRGESTWLRGNMFYGKRQMFRSDFMEWFEGMRLPPYTLTKRDGQYELTFEGQWHEVMLWEIPALAILMELRSRAVLRDMGKFELQVLYARAMTRLWEKVERLRDIPDLRLADFGTRRRHSFMWQDRCVQAMIEGLAQKFVGTSNCLIAMRREVEAIGTNAHELPMVYSALADSDAELRKAPYQVLADWHEEHEGNLRIILPDTYGTEGFLAEAPDWLTGWTGIRIDSGDPATGAERAIAWWRSRGEDPREKLIIFSDGLDVDKIAELQVQFSGRVRVSFGWGTLLTNDFRGLVEGDGLAPFSLVCKAVSANGRPTVKLSDNPNKAMGPADEVARYKRVFGLGAQVPQEVIV
- a CDS encoding aspartate aminotransferase family protein, with product MSDLLKRRARLMGPNVPTFYDPPLHIVRGEGVWLWDAGGRRYLDCYNNVPHVGHCHPRVVDAIARQARVLNTHTRYLHEGVLDYIERLTGTMDNGLDQALLVCTGSEAVDVALRMARAATGKTGLIATDNTYHGNTTAVAQLSTRRPPIGGYSDHVRLVPAPEPGTDGAAFGAHVARAAAELETAGHGVAALIVCPIFANEGLPCLPRGFLEPAVAALRTRGGLLISDEVQPGFGRLGDVFWGYQALGIAPDVVTLGKSMGNGYPVAGVVARTEIMGAFREAFGYFNTFGGSPVAAAAAMAVLDVLEDEGLVENAKRVGRYTLERLQALRHPAIDGVRGYGLAFALDLVDTDGAPNTALAAAVTEEAKRRSVLINRIGRDMHILKIRPPLPFAPEHGDRLGDVLQAAFDACPR
- a CDS encoding esterase-like activity of phytase family protein, translating into MPNRPRRALAVCCLVLWASTAGAAELVGRITWTDPHPLFGGFSGLAVAENGTDIVALGDRAVLADGVLSRDANGNLNGITRGRLMPLLRKNGDGLPEYFRDSEGLHRYPDGRLLISFEGYHRVEHHDPETGRMLGRLPRPAFFDEFQNNSSLEALAADSRGWIYMVPERSGKLDRPFPVYRFDGEAWSVPFALRRDGDFLVVGMDFGPDGRLYLLERALRGLFFATRVRRFEIAEGARVVSEETLLETAAGTHDNLEGISVWRDGAGDIRITMISDDNFRFLQRTEIVEYRLD
- a CDS encoding queuosine precursor transporter gives rise to the protein MTRIHLPGIVAMAAIVVASNILVQFLFGNWLTWGAFTYPLAFLVTDLMNRLYGAQAARRVVAVGFAVGVVCSLIGTQIMGEFGPLVTLRIAIGSGLAFLTAQLVDIAVFNRLREGSWWRAPLASTLVGSSLDTAIFFTIAFSGALTFLEPTNDVSWAGEAVPLLGLGPVAPLWVSLAVADLMVKLSLAILALIPFRVILRRLRPNLA
- the mepA gene encoding penicillin-insensitive murein endopeptidase; protein product: MIRLIAASLCAALFSTPLAAEPKANALFGAEARGSPHQPAAIGTYAKGCLAGGRQLAETGPTWQAMRLSRNRNWGHPEAIAFVERLSRFAATQPGWKGLYIGDISQPRGGPMTSGHQSHQMGLDIDIWMLPPKRLNLSRAEREKISSVSVRSQDQRRVNGNWTPQHMEILKAAAEDPAVDRIFVTAPAKIAMCNAARGNKKWLQKIRPLWGHHYHFHVRLKCPSGMGGCQTQTPSVRDLSKGGTGCDETLNWWVTDALDPPKKTVKPAKPAPKRPNARDFVLADLPQQCQTVLAAR